Proteins encoded within one genomic window of Haloplanus vescus:
- a CDS encoding CPBP family intramembrane glutamic endopeptidase — translation MPAWTAFAGFVGVVLAGLLLLSRLSADALTPTESTADYPPTLSDRVVDSPPSDRAPSTAALLANVVVSQGLFATVLVTGLWVAGVPAAALGLSADAVDPVALGAGVGVGVALHTLNTLGSRLGDRFGFGDTAALREALAPESAAGWAVLLFVALPLVAGFEELLFRGILVGAFATGFGVSPWLLAACSSVAFALGHGAQGRVGIVVTGLLGFVLAAAFVVTDSLLTVVVAHYLVNALEFVVNERSA, via the coding sequence ATGCCCGCGTGGACGGCCTTCGCCGGCTTCGTCGGCGTCGTCCTCGCCGGGTTACTTCTCTTATCCCGTCTCTCCGCGGACGCGCTCACGCCCACGGAATCGACGGCCGACTACCCACCCACGCTGAGCGACCGCGTCGTCGATTCGCCGCCGAGCGACCGCGCTCCCTCCACCGCAGCGCTGCTCGCGAACGTCGTCGTCTCGCAGGGGCTGTTCGCCACGGTGCTCGTCACGGGGCTGTGGGTCGCCGGCGTCCCGGCCGCGGCGCTCGGACTCTCGGCCGACGCGGTCGACCCGGTGGCGCTGGGCGCGGGCGTCGGCGTCGGTGTCGCGCTCCACACCCTGAACACGCTCGGCTCGCGTCTCGGTGACCGGTTCGGGTTCGGCGACACCGCGGCGCTCCGGGAGGCGTTGGCGCCGGAGTCGGCCGCCGGCTGGGCGGTGCTGCTGTTCGTGGCGCTTCCCCTCGTCGCCGGCTTCGAAGAACTGCTCTTTCGGGGCATCCTCGTCGGCGCGTTCGCCACCGGCTTCGGCGTCTCGCCGTGGCTGCTCGCCGCGTGTTCGTCGGTCGCGTTCGCCCTCGGACACGGCGCGCAGGGCCGGGTCGGTATCGTCGTCACCGGGCTCCTCGGGTTCGTCCTCGCGGCGGCGTTCGTCGTGACCGACAGCCTCCTGACGGTAGTCGTTGCGCACTACCTCGTGAACGCTCTGGAGTTCGTCGTCAACGAGCGCAGCGCGTGA